ACCTCGGGGGCGTTCGGATCGCGGACGATCGTCGACGGCTCCTCGTCGAACTCGTCGCGGATCTCGCCGACGATCTCCTCGAGGAGGTCCTCGAGCGTGACGATCCCGCTCGACCCACCGTACTCGTCGATCACGACGGCGATGGGGATCTGGGTCTTCTGCATTTGCCGGAGCAGATCGAGCAGCCCCTTCTGCTCGGGGACGAAGAGGACGTCTCGCCGCAGGCTCGCGAGGTCGAGGCGCGCGGGCTCGACCTCACTCAAGAACACGTCCTTCGCGTAGAGGTAACCCGCGACGTCGTCGAGCGAGCGACCCCGGGTGAGCACGATGCGCGAGTACTGAAGGTCGCGCAGGAGCGCGACGGCGTCGACGCCGGTGGTCTCGATGGGTAGGGACTTCACGTCCACCCGCGGCACCATCGCGTGGCGCGCGGCGCGCTGCGAGAAGCGGATCACGCGCTGCACGAGCTCGCTCTTCTCGACGCCGCCTGGGCTCTTCGCCGTGTTCGCGACCAGGATACCGAGGATCTCCTCCTCGGACAGCTTGCCCTCGCTGGCCGCGTCGGCGCTCATGCCGAGGGCGCGGAGGAGCAGCTTCGTGGACGCCTCGAGGCCGAACAGCAGCGGCCGGAACGCGACGTAGATGAGGTGCAGCGGCCCCGCGACGCTGAGCGCGGTCTGCTCGGAGCGCTGGATGGCGACCAGCTTGGGCACGAGCTCGCCGAACAGCACGTGGCCGTACGTGAGGAGCGTCAGGGCCGCGACCATCGCCGCGATCTTCAGCGCGCCGCCGGGCTCGTGGCCCGTGAGTCGCTGGATGAGCGCGACGAACGCGTGCTCCATGGCGGGCTCGCCCACCCAGCCGAGCCCCAGGCTCGCCACCGTGATGCCGAGCTGCGTGACGGAGAGGTAGCGCTCGAGGTTCGAGACGACCTCGTGCGCGCGGCGCGCCTTCGGATCCTGCTTGGCGCGCGCGCTGAGCTTCGACGTGCCCACCTTGACGAGCGCGAACTCGGCGGCGACGAAGAAGCCGTTCAAGGCGATAAACACGACAGCGGCGAGCAGACCCAACACGTGGGGCGGTGGTTAGCACGGAAGCCGCGGGACGCGCAGTCCGCAGGTCGGTTGTGGGCCTGTCCGCGTGTGTAAGTCGTGGAAAGCAATTGATCTTGTGCCGTCGCTCGCGCTGAAACGAACGGCTGGTGAGCGCGCCACGGGTGGGCGTCGCGCGCTCGTCGAACCGCTCATCCGCGCCTCGGGGCGCGTGTCGGGAGGGCGCCGCTGCGCGTGGCGCGCCGATAGTGGACCACGGTCGACCCGCTCCAGCGCCGAAACGCCCGGGTGAACGCCGCGATCTCCGAGAAGCCGAGGCGCCAGGCCACCTCCACCGTTGGCTTCCCATCGGCGATCCAGGCGAGCGCCCGCGCTCGGCGGTGCCGGTCGAGCAGCTCCTTGAACGTGACGCCCTCCTGCTGGAGCCGCCGCTGGAGCGACTTCTCGGACAAGTCGAGCGCGTCGGCGATGCGACCACGCAGCGCCGCGCCGTCGAGCGCGTCGAGCGCGTCGAGCGCGTCGAGCACCTGGGCGCCGACCGTCACGGCCGCCGCCGGAGGGGCGACCCCGCCGAGCCAGTGGTCGGCGGCCACGCGCAGCACCGCGCCCAGGTAGGGATCTGCGTGGGGAAGCGGCGCGTCCGCGGCCGCGGCGTCGAGCTCGACGGCGGTAGAGGTAGCGCCGAACCTCACGCTCGGGCCGAGCACGCGATGGACCTCGGCGGCGTAGGGTGGGGCCCGCGTCGCGAGCTCGAACGAGACGTTCGCTTCGCCGGCGCCCAGCAGCGCGAGGAGGCGCCGCGAGAGCACGAGGTAGTGCTCGTGGAGGAACGGCACGGCGGGCGCGTCGGCGAGCGGCGCGTAACACAGCCGGAACCGCGCGCCGCGGTCCTCCGGGCGGAGCCGATCGGCCGTCGACACGAGCGACGCGTACCTCGCCCACGCGGCGGCCGCCTCGCGAAACGTGCCCGCGGACTGCACGATCCTCGCGACCACGTGCTGCCGCTCGGCCGGCAGCGTCTCGGCCACGTGCAGGCCGAGCGCCGGGTCGCCGAGCTCGTCGGTCGCGAGGCGCGTCAGCGCGGCGAACGAGGTGAGCGGCCAGCGGGCGTCCGGATCGCCCCACGCGGGGACCTGCGCCCCCACCTGCACCTCGATCGCGCCCCGCGACAACCCCGCCGCCTCGAGGCGCTCGACCAGCTCGCGGATGAGCACCGACGACGTGGTGTGCACCGCGAGATGCTATCGCGGCCAGGCGCAGGTGTCCCCGGTGCCCTGCCTGCGCGTCCGTCCTGCGCGTCCGTCCTGCGCCGGTCCCGCGCCAGTCCCCGCGTGTCCCGGCGGGTCGTCCCCGGCGTCCGCGCCGGTCCTACCGCGGCGACTCCCCTCGGGTCATCGTCTCACCATGTGGAAGCTCTACGTTCTGGTGGCGGTCGTCGTGCTCGGTGTGCTCGAGGGCTGGCGCACGCGAGGCGACACGTGGAGGCGCTCGCGCCGCGACTGGACCGTCGAGCTGCTCTGCGCGGGGTTGCTCCCTGGGGCGGTCGTGCCGCTGGTCACCTACGCCGTCGCGGGCGCGCTGTCCCACGCGGCGCCCGGCGGTCGTGGCGCCCTCGCGTGGCTCCCGTGGCCCCTGATGGTGGGCGCGTTCCTCCTGGTCGACGACCTCACGCAGTACCTGTGGCATCGCCTGTCGCACACGAGCCCCCTGCTCTGGCGCCTGCATCGCGCGCACCACGCGGCGCCCAAGATGGGTGTCGCGGTCACGTTTCGCAACAACCTATTTTACTATGCCATGATGCCCGGGCTCTGGCTCTCCCCGGTGATGGTCTATCTTGGCATGGGCGAGGTGTATCCATGGTATGCCTTCTTCAAGATGCTCGTCGTCGTCGGCGCGCACAGCGAGCTCCGCTACGACCGAGTGCTCTGGCGGCACCGCGCCACCCGGCCCATCGCCTGGATCCTCGAGCGGCTGCTCTCCACGCCCGCCACGCACTTCGCCCACCACGGCCTCGACGCGACCGATCCCGGCACTCACTACCGAGGCAACTTCGGCAACATGCTGTTCGTCTGGGACCTGTTGTTCGGTACTGCCAAGATCACGCGTATCTACCCGAAGTCGTTCGGTATCGAGGGCGAGCCGGAGATGTCCTGGCCCACCCAGCTCGTCTGGCCACTTGCGGCGGAGCCCCACGCGGCGCCGCCGGAGCCCGCCGTCGACCTGGTCGAGGTGGGTGCGAGCGAGCGGGGCTCGTCGTCGCGTCCCAGCGGCCTCACAGCGTGAGCCGCACCTTCGGCAGGCCCGCCTCGCCGGCGCTCGCGAAGCCGTACCGCGCGAGGTTGTCCATCACGCGCACGACGTAGCCGCGGGTCTCCAGGTAGGGGATCGACTCGACGAAGACCTCGAGGTCGGCGCCCTTCGCGCGCTCTTGCCAGCGCGTCATGGCCTCCGGCCCGGCGTTGTAGGCCCCCGCGACGCGGAGCGGATCGCCGTCGAGCTTCTCGCCGAGCTCGCGCAGGTAGCGGGCGCCGAGCGTGATGTTCGGGCCAGGTCGGGTGAGCCACGCGTCTTCGTGGGGGAGCTTCCCGCGCTCCGCGACCGCGCGCGCGGTCTCGGGGAGCAGCTGCATGAGGCCGACCGCGCGCGCCGGCGAGACCACCTCGGGATCGAAGCCGCTCTCTTGGCGCATGATCGCGTGCACGAAGCCGGCGCCGAGGCCGTTCGCCCGCTCGGCCTCGGTGACCTCGACCGCGAAGGGTCGCGGAAAGGCGCACTCCCACGCCCACCGCGCGCGCCCCTCAGGGCTCTCGCCGAGGAGCGAGGAGGGCACGCGGAGCGCGACCTGGTGCATG
This sequence is a window from Myxococcales bacterium. Protein-coding genes within it:
- a CDS encoding HlyC/CorC family transporter; this encodes MFIALNGFFVAAEFALVKVGTSKLSARAKQDPKARRAHEVVSNLERYLSVTQLGITVASLGLGWVGEPAMEHAFVALIQRLTGHEPGGALKIAAMVAALTLLTYGHVLFGELVPKLVAIQRSEQTALSVAGPLHLIYVAFRPLLFGLEASTKLLLRALGMSADAASEGKLSEEEILGILVANTAKSPGGVEKSELVQRVIRFSQRAARHAMVPRVDVKSLPIETTGVDAVALLRDLQYSRIVLTRGRSLDDVAGYLYAKDVFLSEVEPARLDLASLRRDVLFVPEQKGLLDLLRQMQKTQIPIAVVIDEYGGSSGIVTLEDLLEEIVGEIRDEFDEEPSTIVRDPNAPEVWDVDARANMEDLRTIGVEVETKDAAEAISTVIQERIGRIPRTGDKVELGPLVSVEVSGMSRRRITSVRVRVKVVTTP
- a CDS encoding AraC family transcriptional regulator ligand-binding domain-containing protein; the encoded protein is MHTTSSVLIRELVERLEAAGLSRGAIEVQVGAQVPAWGDPDARWPLTSFAALTRLATDELGDPALGLHVAETLPAERQHVVARIVQSAGTFREAAAAWARYASLVSTADRLRPEDRGARFRLCYAPLADAPAVPFLHEHYLVLSRRLLALLGAGEANVSFELATRAPPYAAEVHRVLGPSVRFGATSTAVELDAAAADAPLPHADPYLGAVLRVAADHWLGGVAPPAAAVTVGAQVLDALDALDALDGAALRGRIADALDLSEKSLQRRLQQEGVTFKELLDRHRRARALAWIADGKPTVEVAWRLGFSEIAAFTRAFRRWSGSTVVHYRRATRSGALPTRAPRRG
- a CDS encoding sterol desaturase family protein, with amino-acid sequence MWKLYVLVAVVVLGVLEGWRTRGDTWRRSRRDWTVELLCAGLLPGAVVPLVTYAVAGALSHAAPGGRGALAWLPWPLMVGAFLLVDDLTQYLWHRLSHTSPLLWRLHRAHHAAPKMGVAVTFRNNLFYYAMMPGLWLSPVMVYLGMGEVYPWYAFFKMLVVVGAHSELRYDRVLWRHRATRPIAWILERLLSTPATHFAHHGLDATDPGTHYRGNFGNMLFVWDLLFGTAKITRIYPKSFGIEGEPEMSWPTQLVWPLAAEPHAAPPEPAVDLVEVGASERGSSSRPSGLTA